The stretch of DNA ACAAAATGATAACACTGAACTTCTTGTTGAAATGATACCATCTACAAATATTCCTGATGAAAAAACAGATACTacaaaaagaaagttgcttTCTTCCAGCGTGGAAGGAAATCATGAAGTTAACACTGAAAAGCTAGAAATACCAGGACCCTCAGAAAGTGTATTGCAGAAATCAGAGCTCCCTCCAGCTTCCAAAAAGCTAGTTAGCAGTTTAAATGTGACAAAGAGATTTGATAGACTGGAACATAAAAGAAACATTGTATTGCTAAGGACTTCTTTTGGAGGAAGTAGGTCTCTTAGATTAAAAAGGCAAGTTAAAAGAAGGTACAGTTTGTTGGGTAAGAGAGGCAAGTCTGAAACTCAGAGAGTACACATAAAGCATGTCTCCAGCACACAGGCTAAACCTGGTGAGTCAAGCCCTACATCACATACAGAATTAGAAACAGATGATAAAAGTCTTTGTAATACTTCAGAAATTCAAGATCTTACTCAGGATAAGCCAGATACACTTTCTTCCAGCCCTACAGATACTACAAATTCTGAAGGTAAACTTACTGCTGATCACGGTGTTCATCATACTTCCATGGACTGTGATCATgcttttcagaacaaaaaaagtttggaaACTCATACTGTAGAGCTTCACACAAAAAGGATTCAGTTTCATTGTCAGACGTGTAGTTATTCCTCTGGAGTCGAGGAAGACATGAAGCAACACTGTCAGGACAGTAAACACCAGATGGGAGGTTGCAGCTTTAATTGTCAACTTTGTTCATTTACCAGCTTGAATGTGATAAACTTTGAAAGCCATATGAGTGAAGTGCATAATATGTCCCATAGTTGTCCAACttgtgttcttttctttcaaacacaAGAAGAGCTGATAAATCATCAAAAAGAGGAGAAACATGATAGTTCATTAGTTCAGCCAGCGACTTCTTTGAGTAACAGTGATCTGACCTTGCAGGTGGTAAGTTACGCTGACTCACTATCAAACAGTAGCCAAAGTCTTGCAAAGGAAATGGAAGTATCGATGAAACCAAAAACTCCAGACTCTTCCTTTGCAAATCATAGAAATGATGTAAAGCATTCTGTTCTGAATAAAACCCAATTTCAGtgtaaaaagtgtttttataagACAAGATCTTCCACGGTTCTTACAAGGCACATAAAACTCCGACACGCACAGGAGTACCACTTTCTTTGCAAAGCATGTAATCTTTACTCCCTGAGTAAGGAAGGAATGGAGAAGCATATCAAAAGAAGCAAGCACCTTGAAAATGCCAGGAAAAACAATATTGGACTACGTTTTGAGGAATGCATCGAAAAGGTTTGCGTTGGTGTTGGTGGTATTAAAACAGTGATGGATCCTTGCATTTCTGGGAATGGGAGCACAGAGTTAGATAAAGAAATTATACACGTTTCATCTTCTGCTGTGGAAAACATATCGAGAAATAAAGAGTTTGTTCCAGTTGATCAAAGAATTGGTGAAAATGAATTGGTTTTAGCTAACGCACCGAAAAGAGGGAGACCCAAAGGCACTATTTCTAGGACATGCACCCATTGCGGTCTTTTGGCCTCCAGTGTTACAAACTTGACTGTTCATATCAGACGAAAGCACAGTCATCAGTACAGCTATTTGTGTAAGGTTTGCAATTACTACACTGTAACCAAAGGAGACATGGAACGGCACTGTGCgaccaaaaaacacaaaagtcGTGTGGAAATAGAAGGATGTGGAAAACAGAACTCGGAGATCGTTGTTAACCCTGAAGGAGGTAATTTTGAATCCACGAGCAAAGTTAGCAGCCCTGTGACTGCCCTGTGTGAACATGTTGAGGATGGTGGCCAGACATCAGATTTGGGGAATTCTGTCTTAGACAATCAAGAAGTTGaacaaggagaggctgaggtaAAGGCTGAAAATGCCAGTAGGCTGCCAGACTTGGAGCATGCTAGCAATTTGGTAAATATAAAACAACACGTACTGCTTGAACCAGCAAAGGTTACCCAGGATGGTGACCCGTGCTTCCAGAGAAGAGCAGTGGGTGCAAACGACAACAGGTGTATACACTGCGACTTCACTGctcattcttcttcttctctggagTTGCACGTGAAACGAAAACATACCAAACAATTTGAATACTACTGCATGGCTTGTGACTACTATGCTGTTACTCGGAGAGAGATGATTAGGCATGCGGCAACGGAGAAACATAAAATTAGGAGAGAGTCGCATGTTTATTCCTCAGtggaggaagcagaagcagcacatATCACTAAAGAAGGCGCTGCTTTGTCTCAAGAGGAGCACCATCCCGGTGCAGGAGAGGTGACAACTGTTGTAGATGAAATGAAATACACCAGTGATGCTGCAGAAGGTGATCGTATGAATAAAAGCTTAACTGAGGGTCTTGTCTTGGACGAAAATGCGTCCCCAGAAACGCCTAAAGAAGGCAGCTcccaaaatacagtaaaaagtGAAGTTGAAGTGGAAGCTAAAAATGGAGGAGAAAACCTTCTTTGTGAAGGATTCCAGCAAGGTCCTCAGAAAGATAAAGCTGTTAAGCTTGATGAAGAGGTATCAGTTAAAGAAGCAGGCACTTGTGAGTTGCAGAGCAATGGGCATGgtgaggagctgctcagctcagACGACTGCTCAGCAGAAAATCAAAATAGTTCAGGTGGCACAGACTTGAATTCAGGAAAAGGCGAGGAAAGCTTGGAAGCAACTAGAGAAAACCCTGAAGTAGAATGTAGAAACACAGACGTTCTTGAAGAAATaccactgaaagaaaataacccACTTGTGTTAAGTCTTCCAGAAACAAAAAGTGCAGTACAGCAATCAAATTTTGCTGGAAACATCGGAGAAATGATGCAAAATATACATAGTTTAGAGGGTGACAGAAGTTTCAAAGAGGATCCtactggggaggaggaagaagcccTTATGGAAGCACAACATGAAGCAGAAGTATCTATAAATAACAGTGTTTGGGAGGCAGATGgctcagcagctgagggcaTGCAAGAAAGTAGTAATGAGGCTTTAGGAACAGTTATCAGTGCTGATGATAAAGGAAAGGCAATGCAAAATTTTGGCAAGTTTGATCCTTCCATAGTGAGATTAAAAAGCCATCAAGACGAGGAGGCCATTGACCATGCGGATGAAGGACAAACGTCAGGTGCAGTGAGAGTTGGTGAGTTTGCAGTGAAAGCAGACACTTCACCAAACagtgggaaaaagaagaagTCGGAAGGAATTTCCCTTGGGGAATCGACACGTATTCGCTGTGATGACTGCGGCTTCCTAGCAGATGGTTTGAGCGGACTAAATGTTCACATAGCCATGAAACatccttcaaaagaaaaacattttcattgtttACTCTGTGGAAAATCGTTTTACACGGAGAGCAACCTTCACCAGCACTTGGCCAGTGCGGGGCACATGCGAAATGAGCAGGCCAGCGTGGAGGAGCTGCCCGAAGGAGGCGCTACCTTTAAATGCGTGAAGTGCACCGAGCCCTTCGATTCGGAGCAGAACTTGTTCCTCCACATCAAAGAGCAGCACGAGGAGCTGTTGCGGGAAGTGAATAAGTACATCGTGGAGGACACGGAGCAAATaaacagagagagggaagagaacCAAGGCAACGTCTGCAAGTACTGCGGGAAGATGTGCAGGAGTAGCAATTCCATGGCCTTCCTAGCTCACATCCGTACCCATACAGGTATGGAAATGCTCTCTTTGCGAGTGGTCTCTTTGAAACGGAGTGAATTATTACCGTTGGTCTTTTTCTGCTTGTTAATCTCTTTAACATTTCTTAGGAACTGGTATTCATACTGCCTGATGAGCCACCGATGAAATTGAAAATTACCTAAAGGGGTATGAAAATACGGTGATCAAAGGGCAGAAAATGTAAGAACGTTTTAAGCGCAGTCgcccttctgctttttgtttcataTATAGAGATTTCCTTCCCTTTAATCTAAATGGTAATCATTAATTGGTTCTTAAATTCATATAATGAAGCAGTGCTGGTTTAAGAGAACAATTAGCTGCTCTTTCTAACGTCCTCTTCCTCGCAGTTGTTTaacatccaaattgtttatttCATCTCAATTCAGTAATACTTGCAGCATTTTAGCGTGATGCTTCAGGATAGCCATTTGAGAATACATCATTCCTTAATAAATACCAATAATGAGCATCAAGAGTTTATTGTGGAAATAAGTTATGGGAATTGGAATAGGTCAGCCTTTTTGGGAGGTAGTGTGTAATGTTGATGTGATGCACGGGGATGTAATATCTGATTAAGTTTCTGTGCTGATCACACTTccaattcatttttatgtttaattttaagtggaaaacttaaaaaacatttttgtagaAAAATGCATAAGCTGCAGTTCTAAATTTATGTAAAAATTCACTGCGATGTTTCTATAAACCTGCCAtacattctttattttaaatagacaGCTTTTCTAAATCACTGAGCTCTGCTTAGACAAGTGGTGTCTCCATGGTTGAATTTATGAGTGGATTTGAATAATAAATTCACATTTCAATGaacatattttcattaaaactgtaaggtttattttactgtacttttaaataatggCTTATTATGGAAGCTATAGTTTAAATTCATGCAGTATTTGAAACTTAGTGCATGGTTACaaggaagagaacaaaaaggtaagaaaaaagaaacatgtaAGTATGGTAATGCCTGGCATAATCCAAAAATAGTTTTGTAAGTTTTTTATGAAAAGGCGAGGGCATGACTGGACAACAAAGTTCAAAATTAATCTTGGGGAACACGGACGTTGTATTTCAAAcctttcaaagcattttacCATAACTGCAGTATTCATGCATGCCGATAACTCACCTACTTAATACTTTCAGCGTTACTTCTGGCCTGTCAATAACGCAGTTATCTGGATTGCTGCAGCTAATGTCCAGCTCTGAATGCGGCGTTAAGTCTTTAGAGGGACGGCCGTGTTCCCATGGTCAGAGCAGCTGCATAAGCCCTTAATATGCCCTCTTTCGGCagataaaactgaataaaactAAGGGGGAAGATGCTAATGGAGCTCTCTTTAGAATTCTTTATGCAACTGTCTGGTCAAGACATGTTGCTTATAATTGATGTGTCCATTACTTGAATTCTCTTGTAATTATAGTCAATAAGTCTTGTAAATGTGTTAAAGCTCACTAAAAGCATACAAATTCAAGAACAGAGTAAGgctaataatttaaaataatcaatGTAGGCATTTCAGCACTTAATTTCCCTTGTGTGTTGATAGCTGATCATTCTTAATCCATTAAGATTTATTTAGTCGTTTACAATGCAAAATAGGTTTGCACTGGTCACTTGTGCCATTTGAAAATGTCCACCAGGTTAAGTGCAGAATGTAGTCCATTAGTCTTCCTTGACTATATGTattaattgcatttaaaatcAAGTTAATGTGGATGTGAAAGTGAGGTAACTATCAATATATGACAAAGCAACCCTACTTACGTAAGTTACATCATTGATTGTAACATTTAGTAAAAGTTAGTGTACTTTTTACCATCTCGTGTGTAGGTCTTATCATGAAGAATATTTTCATCGTGCTTTTGAATGGCCCTAAATATGCAAAGCAGCAAAAGGATACATTTCAGTTTGCAAGTCacttggtggtggtgctggtggagggGTGTGGAAGGATTACAGATGGGAGTTTAATCGGGCCTCTTTCTCACAGCACCTCTAAATGGATGGCTCTTCTGATGCCTTGCTTATTCACATAAATAGCCATGCGGAGACTTTTATTAACAGTTAATGGGAGGAAGGCTTTCTCCTCCAGTCCCCGTTTTCATATTTGTGATTTCCTTTGTGTGCCATAGAACCTTTCCTCCCAGTCTGTCAGATCACAACAGATGCAGCTGAATAAGAAACAAACATGGGCTTATTGGGGATGGTGGCAGGGGGAACTGCCCTGCACCACCAGCTGCACATACACCATTGGTGAGGCAAAGCACAGTAGTATTTCTAGCTTCTCTCATCTCTTCCAGGGTAACATCAGGTGCACAACAGGAGGAGAAGCTGCCATTATTTTCCCATCTATTGTTCTGACTATGTGCTTTTTCTAAGTCTTTCTTCAGCATCAGGATGTGTATCCATGTATATAGATATGTGCTTGTATCTATAACCATATCTAACTcctcatttttctatttttttaaaaattaatttgagtAATTGGTGATGGTTTTGGGGTAGGGAGGAATGGAAGGGAAAGTTGTAGAAAGAAAGAACTAATGATttacattaatagaaaaaaaatcattttgaaatactGTTAAATAATCTAAGAGATTTTCACATtgcaaatgaaaggaaagctTTGCTACAGAGGAGATAACAAGCAAGTCCATCACATGTTGACAAGTGAAAATGAGGAAGTGTAAAGACAAATACAAGGAGTAGTCGAGGTGGAAGACTTTTTAGTTTGCAATTGATGCAGGTCCCATAAACTTAATTAACAATCAACATGTGAGGAAAAATCACCTGCAACCACAtcctctttgtttcttttctcatcagATTTCTTCAGTAAGTGGAAGGCTTGCCCAATGTAAGAGTGGCATCTTACTACCCATATCCCAACCGTACTAGGAGATGGCACGATGGTGTTTCATGTGGCTCTGCTTGCTTTGCGTTGGGCCTGAGCTAGAgccacagctctgcctgcacaTGCAGATGATGTTGGCTTAAAACAGGCAGTGAACTTTTGTTAGAGGTTTGGGTTTCTTTTGTGTTAGGATTATTAACTCCTGTCATCTCATGAGAAACAACAGCATGGTTTGTGTTATTTAGtctattttcacttttttttcccaattctgTCATTAAGAGTtagtctattttcttttttttttcctcaattctGTAGTTAAAAGCCTTATTGTTTACTTCTGCCTCCGAAAATGTACACTGTTTCCATGCCACTATTCTACTTGTGGATAAAGTAATtctatggctttttttttgtttaaagtcaTTTGGTTGGAAAGGTGCTATATTGCAAGTATTTTTCTTAGTGAACTAAAAGCCAAATGTAAAGCCAGTAGTAAGTATCACATTAACACAGCAGATGAGAAACATTGACATTTGTGATAAAAATGGCTAAGAAATGTTTAATTGCTTCAATATTGTTTCAGATAGCCTTATactaaaaagagatttttgccCCATTTGTTTAACTTTCAGTCTAATGCCTTCATCTtaagcatatatttttattttttccatccaaGAAGATACTGGAATGAATTTGGCATCAGCAACCTGAAGGGGAGATGTACTGCTTTTGTTTCAGGTGATAAGTACTGACTGTAGCCTGCCAGCAAGTGAATTTTCATGGAGCTTAAATGGAGATGTTAACAGATATTCAGCTCCGGATgtgaggaataaataaataaataaacctcaaGGCCTCAGTGGTTTTTGGATGAGAGCAGTCAACGGAATAATACATTTATGTATTGTCAGCACACTGTAGCTACGATTGGTCTGAACTACAGTTTTTCACAAAGGAGTCATGTAAATGGAAAACAGCAAAGGTCTTGTATGGAAACCCTGCGGGACACCTGCAGTAACAGAATGAGGAACGAATTTACAATTTAATCAGTAGGAGAGAAACTAAAGGAACATAGGATTGAATCCACCTGGTATTTGAATTCTGTGATATGAAACAGCAGTATAAACACCGatagattaaaaagaaatcctgaCTGTGGCCTTGGTATTATTAATTGTGCAATTAGTCTTTAAGATCATAAGTTAAAACATCAACTTTTAATACTCTTTTATTTAATGCAAAGATAGGCTTTTTTATTTGCATGGGTCTCTTTATAGAATGCAGTGTTGATTTGAAATGTCACCAAATTAATGATTAATTTAGTTTTATCAGGATCATTTAAATAAACTGGGGTTTTTCAGTGTGATTGATAGAATGTGATTGCTGTTAGCTCCGGTCTCAACCTGCTTTTGACATTTAAACATATAAAGCTGACTAGATATAACCATTCAGGtgctaaatatattttacatctACTTCCAACAGTAGAAATGGAAGTATTAAGAGATCTGGCTTCATTGTCATTGAACTGTGAAATATTCAACCTTGTCTGCCCGTGCTTAGTACTGttgacttttttatttcagttagaagattaaaattaaatgcttcatttttcGTCAGCTTTTGGGAATTAAATTGAAATTTAAGACCCTAAAATTTTTTACTAAGATCCTCAATTTCACCAGTGGATTCTTGGAGGAGATTCTGTTTCAAGGGCAAAGCAAAAAGGTTCATTGATCACGCATGATATAGTGTAACATTTTTCTTATCAGAGCTCTTTATGTATATTTGTTAAAGATCACATATTTCATATTATGCTTAACTGTATTGGAAGAAGTACTTCGCAAAACATATACTAAACATAATATGGAGAATCTGTGACCATATTGTACTTACTTTTAACTGCAGTTCTATGATTTTGATTTATTGGCTTAAGGATTTAGTGGTCAGAAAATTGGAAAGTGCTCCAGCATACTTTGGAACTGTGTTACTGCTTAGTAACATAGGGACTGACGTGTGCCCGATTCAactatttcagtaaaaaaaaataaaataatctttccaTACTCTGGAGAGGATCCCTGATAATTAAGACAGACAAATAATTGGACTTTTTGCTGAACTGATGTGATACAAGAAATAGCCTGGTACTTTTTCCTTGGAGAAATAATTCTAAAGTTCTTTGGTCTGCACTAGACATTTAATATTAAAGTTTgttcttgaaataaataatagcCAAAATGTCAATACTTCTGGTTTGCAGAATAATCATAAATTCCTGACCATAAAACAGTCATAAAGGCATAATATTTTATCCACTGTATATTCATACATTGCATGTCATTACAATGGCTAGGTGATGAATCATTTTCTGTGTGTGACAGAACAAATCTGAAATACCACTGCTAATGTGAAATCTATTCAAAGTCGGAAGACTTGTAAAATTACTTTACTTCAAATAtacttgcttaaaaaaaatacattttgagtTTACACCAATATCAAACCAATTTTAGACCATTACCTGAGTTTCTGTATCTGGAAATGGCGAAAGACGTAGAACAACTTTTGTCATCTTGTTgaaaggttttcattttaatattctttgtttttaaaaaagaaaaaaaaaagaaagaagtgaatGATTATTAAGCATTAAGAGAGTAGTTTCTGTGGTCCTGAACCTAAGGAAACTTTAATGAGTTTATACCATCTGTGTCCTGGGCATTATAAATTTATGTACGAGCTACTTTTTTTATTAGGCAAAAATCTCAAACAGGTTAAATGTGGGGTAGGCTTttttaaaggttattttttcccaggaatttttatttctttaaccgTGGGTGATATATTATTCTAATTCAACTCATATCTTATGCTAAATTTTACTTAGGATCAAAGCCATTCAAGTGCAAGATATGCCACTTTGCAACAGCTCAGCTCGGAGATGCCAGAAACCATGTCAAGAGGCACCTTGGGATGAGGGAATACAAGTGTCATGTCTGTGGGTGAGTAAATTGAAACAGTCTCCACCATGGTTAACCAGGAGAAGAGTGCAGGATATGCATTGTTTCAGAATTGAAAACTCTGATGTGAGCAAGAGTGGCTAAAATTATGCATGCATATCCTCCTTTCCATTGTTATGGTAAATTCCTTAAATACAGTT from Anas platyrhynchos isolate ZD024472 breed Pekin duck chromosome 2, IASCAAS_PekinDuck_T2T, whole genome shotgun sequence encodes:
- the ZNF407 gene encoding zinc finger protein 407; its protein translation is MLRMDGEDNQKRVDVDESLETKLRKGSLKNASGENAECDSSSQQRRRLISDEVFRNLEKKRKENGTNKRALSGSPSLDIAEAERPENVCRKRKLISSADVKDTGRKLHKVLAVGADSIEAGAAKKEGVASCHGDNIFNSNFVCPHCDFKCADGAILKIHKESKHSQEVLAAVPEKLSSSEEISVGYRAGNIDKDFKDKTCDQLLPSCSDMEKHIQESLCKQSEEQTSPHCSCSTKSSSTLHADGKQDCEQSKIFCCDLCGFQSPEENLLNSHFLSKTHLRRQNLAARGGFVQILTKKSFKKQQSTATRERNVRAKPGSSKLRARTADAKELNVCSALKGSKVSLSKQNDNTELLVEMIPSTNIPDEKTDTTKRKLLSSSVEGNHEVNTEKLEIPGPSESVLQKSELPPASKKLVSSLNVTKRFDRLEHKRNIVLLRTSFGGSRSLRLKRQVKRRYSLLGKRGKSETQRVHIKHVSSTQAKPGESSPTSHTELETDDKSLCNTSEIQDLTQDKPDTLSSSPTDTTNSEGKLTADHGVHHTSMDCDHAFQNKKSLETHTVELHTKRIQFHCQTCSYSSGVEEDMKQHCQDSKHQMGGCSFNCQLCSFTSLNVINFESHMSEVHNMSHSCPTCVLFFQTQEELINHQKEEKHDSSLVQPATSLSNSDLTLQVVSYADSLSNSSQSLAKEMEVSMKPKTPDSSFANHRNDVKHSVLNKTQFQCKKCFYKTRSSTVLTRHIKLRHAQEYHFLCKACNLYSLSKEGMEKHIKRSKHLENARKNNIGLRFEECIEKVCVGVGGIKTVMDPCISGNGSTELDKEIIHVSSSAVENISRNKEFVPVDQRIGENELVLANAPKRGRPKGTISRTCTHCGLLASSVTNLTVHIRRKHSHQYSYLCKVCNYYTVTKGDMERHCATKKHKSRVEIEGCGKQNSEIVVNPEGGNFESTSKVSSPVTALCEHVEDGGQTSDLGNSVLDNQEVEQGEAEVKAENASRLPDLEHASNLVNIKQHVLLEPAKVTQDGDPCFQRRAVGANDNRCIHCDFTAHSSSSLELHVKRKHTKQFEYYCMACDYYAVTRREMIRHAATEKHKIRRESHVYSSVEEAEAAHITKEGAALSQEEHHPGAGEVTTVVDEMKYTSDAAEGDRMNKSLTEGLVLDENASPETPKEGSSQNTVKSEVEVEAKNGGENLLCEGFQQGPQKDKAVKLDEEVSVKEAGTCELQSNGHGEELLSSDDCSAENQNSSGGTDLNSGKGEESLEATRENPEVECRNTDVLEEIPLKENNPLVLSLPETKSAVQQSNFAGNIGEMMQNIHSLEGDRSFKEDPTGEEEEALMEAQHEAEVSINNSVWEADGSAAEGMQESSNEALGTVISADDKGKAMQNFGKFDPSIVRLKSHQDEEAIDHADEGQTSGAVRVGEFAVKADTSPNSGKKKKSEGISLGESTRIRCDDCGFLADGLSGLNVHIAMKHPSKEKHFHCLLCGKSFYTESNLHQHLASAGHMRNEQASVEELPEGGATFKCVKCTEPFDSEQNLFLHIKEQHEELLREVNKYIVEDTEQINREREENQGNVCKYCGKMCRSSNSMAFLAHIRTHTGSKPFKCKICHFATAQLGDARNHVKRHLGMREYKCHVCGVAFVMKKHLNTHLLGKHGVGTPKERKFTCHLCDRSFTEKWALNNHMKLHTGEKPFKCTWPTCHYSFLTASAMKDHIRTHTGEKSFLCDLCGFAGGTRHALTKHRRQHTGEKPFKCDECNFASTTQSHLTRHKRVHTGEKPYRCPWCDYRSNCAENIRKHILHTGKHEGVKMYNCPKCDYGTNIPVEFRNHLKELHPDIENPDLAYLHAGIVSKSYECRLKGQGATFVETASPFTAASLGEVSPVKEKSFRGSRRQPQSPEQVQQVIIIQGYDGDFAIDVSAEETAAATLQTLAMAGEMARVVHITEDGQVIATNQNGSHVSSVVPGQILTEQLADGATQVVVVEGAVTGAEMEEAVPIDAVPDSSSAVLQQIMQQEVLDTSEATVHPQESSSALDALLCAVTELGEVETKSGLLDRSRSSHKDFLQMPNPEAPSVPSDAGGQEIQMFHEVQETQEDTEPMEVVTQVMHPSAIIASQERAQAAFKKMVQGVLHFAVCDTAAADQLMKEGVTQVIVNEEGTVHMVAGEGSQIIMQEAGSHALSVQSEHMDLVDSDGEISQIIVTEEIAQAMVQGSDGDFSEGATHYIVTELAPDMQDEPGVYSHAVIETAGSQEILQAGTAMEAKAVSPDRAGEQLTSMVIYTEGGSQVVQGQQDDNEVQEA